In bacterium, the following are encoded in one genomic region:
- a CDS encoding UvrD-helicase domain-containing protein — protein sequence MIGKNLKTMNKNILPDAKARKRIESDFETNFFIEAGAGSGKTESLVKRMIGLLRYGHANLENVVAVTFTKKASAELRERLQVELEKLYCLEIPEEEKHRVNKALKEFERASVNTIHAFCADILRERPVEAELDPEFQSLEEEENVINAKHFWPFFLEKQASCDPESLERLEALGVSPSNLNDIYVELIRYPDVEKAVEKVPKPSFPETRTELENKLRAIRDKMPNKEPSPEWDTLQKMVVGALNMIDNGDISDDIFFISVLKKLDKNTGVTQRRWDSKENALECKAMMENIQSDIVKPFLKEWKEYLHKPLLDFTLKGVDSYAEWRKERSLLNFQDLLMQTALLLRNNNEVRTYFKKKITHLMVDEFQDTDPIQAEIIMLLAGIENSENNWRKTVPRKGALFIVGDPKQSIYRFRRADIDIYNITKSLIEKNGGETLQLVSNFRSLQPIKDITETVFKDVFPTDSSKYQASFVPIHIIRPMPEAAKLAGIFKQVVPEVEKNRPIEVAKEDAKRIASWIKLCIDDQLQIAREDKEKIANINANAQPGDFMILTKRKKNLSLYAIALENLGIPYEISGGEKFRLSNELYELYKLFSALADSKNSAALLAVLRGQFFGVSDRDLYSFVKQGGSFKIFEDTKEEHPVSIKEAFKKLKIYSKCIHNLEPLAAIETIIEDTGIIPLAASLDMGATRCGNIFKSINLLRQYRIQTGAGFVEIVKYMGELRNTDKEEMGLFPATSKAVRIMNLHKAKGLEANIVILADPLDDSKEHPITLSVKRHEDKSLGYFCFTQPSSSYSKEIIAQPTNWEPKADEEKKYETAEIERLDYVAITRARNAVVISAYNQGDRRRTWNAFSEYIQDAEELKIPPYNPLSKETFNIAKEQLIEETTEIENKINMLKETSYKISSVTDSTHKDTSFSESLGQGIKWGLIVHKAIELCGKGKADNLKTFVPIWLREEGISEKHIEKLIDEINNLMQSELWDRFQKAEIKYFEVPLSLWNKESNELVSGIIDALFKENNEWVIVDWKTDDFDKDSSRKSAYKKQLEYYAKSWEKITGEKVKETLLQKVSLN from the coding sequence ATGATTGGAAAAAACTTAAAAACTATGAATAAAAATATTTTACCAGATGCAAAAGCAAGGAAACGAATAGAAAGTGATTTTGAAACTAATTTTTTTATAGAAGCTGGGGCTGGGTCGGGAAAAACAGAAAGTCTTGTAAAACGTATGATAGGATTATTAAGGTACGGACATGCTAATCTTGAGAACGTGGTAGCGGTTACTTTCACAAAAAAAGCCTCTGCAGAACTACGTGAGAGACTCCAGGTGGAATTAGAAAAACTCTATTGTTTAGAAATACCTGAAGAAGAAAAACACCGTGTTAATAAAGCCCTAAAAGAATTTGAACGTGCATCTGTAAATACAATCCATGCTTTTTGTGCGGATATTCTTAGGGAACGACCTGTAGAAGCCGAGCTAGACCCTGAATTCCAAAGTTTGGAAGAAGAAGAAAATGTTATAAACGCTAAACACTTCTGGCCATTTTTTCTTGAAAAGCAGGCTTCTTGTGACCCTGAAAGTTTAGAACGACTTGAGGCATTAGGAGTTTCACCGAGCAACTTAAATGATATATATGTTGAACTTATTAGATATCCTGATGTTGAGAAGGCGGTGGAGAAGGTGCCCAAACCTTCTTTTCCTGAAACAAGAACAGAACTGGAAAATAAACTTCGTGCCATAAGAGACAAAATGCCTAACAAAGAACCCTCTCCAGAATGGGACACTCTTCAAAAGATGGTTGTAGGCGCTCTCAATATGATTGATAACGGTGACATATCTGATGATATCTTCTTTATATCTGTACTTAAAAAGTTGGATAAAAACACAGGGGTTACCCAGAGAAGATGGGATTCTAAAGAGAACGCCTTAGAATGTAAAGCAATGATGGAAAATATTCAATCTGATATCGTAAAACCCTTTTTAAAAGAGTGGAAAGAATATTTGCATAAACCTTTGTTGGATTTTACCTTAAAGGGCGTTGACAGTTATGCAGAATGGCGAAAAGAACGTTCGCTCTTAAATTTTCAGGATTTACTTATGCAAACTGCTCTCCTTTTAAGGAACAATAATGAAGTTCGAACTTATTTCAAAAAAAAGATAACACACCTTATGGTTGATGAGTTTCAAGATACAGACCCAATACAAGCAGAAATTATAATGTTATTGGCAGGTATAGAGAATTCCGAAAACAACTGGCGTAAAACAGTACCAAGAAAAGGAGCACTTTTTATAGTTGGAGATCCCAAACAGAGTATATACAGGTTTCGCCGAGCAGATATAGATATCTATAATATAACAAAATCTCTTATAGAAAAAAACGGTGGTGAAACTCTTCAACTTGTATCAAATTTTAGGTCGCTACAGCCAATCAAAGATATTACTGAAACTGTTTTTAAAGACGTATTTCCAACAGACAGTAGCAAGTACCAGGCAAGTTTCGTTCCAATACATATTATAAGACCAATGCCTGAAGCAGCCAAGTTGGCAGGAATTTTTAAGCAAGTTGTACCGGAAGTAGAGAAGAATAGACCTATTGAAGTTGCAAAGGAAGACGCAAAAAGGATAGCCTCCTGGATAAAGTTATGTATTGATGACCAGTTGCAAATTGCCCGAGAAGATAAGGAAAAAATCGCAAATATTAATGCTAATGCGCAACCTGGCGATTTTATGATTCTTACAAAGAGGAAAAAAAACCTGTCATTGTACGCAATAGCGCTTGAAAACCTTGGTATTCCTTATGAAATTTCAGGTGGAGAGAAATTTAGATTGTCTAACGAACTGTATGAACTTTATAAGTTGTTTTCTGCTTTGGCAGATTCAAAAAACTCTGCAGCACTTTTAGCTGTTTTGAGAGGACAGTTTTTTGGTGTAAGCGACAGAGATTTATACAGTTTTGTTAAACAAGGCGGTAGTTTCAAGATTTTTGAAGATACCAAAGAAGAACACCCTGTTTCTATAAAAGAAGCGTTTAAAAAATTAAAAATTTATTCAAAATGTATTCACAACCTTGAACCTTTAGCAGCCATTGAAACTATCATAGAAGATACTGGCATAATACCTTTAGCAGCTTCTCTTGATATGGGTGCAACCAGATGTGGTAACATTTTTAAGTCTATTAATCTTTTAAGACAATACAGAATCCAGACAGGTGCTGGTTTTGTTGAAATTGTAAAATATATGGGAGAACTACGTAACACAGATAAAGAAGAGATGGGTCTTTTCCCGGCAACTTCAAAAGCAGTAAGAATAATGAACCTACACAAGGCAAAAGGATTAGAAGCAAATATAGTAATTCTTGCAGACCCTCTTGATGATTCAAAAGAACACCCAATAACTCTTTCTGTTAAACGTCACGAGGACAAATCTTTAGGGTATTTCTGTTTTACTCAACCGAGTAGTAGTTATAGCAAAGAAATTATTGCACAACCTACTAATTGGGAACCAAAAGCAGACGAAGAAAAAAAGTATGAAACTGCAGAAATAGAACGGCTTGATTATGTTGCAATTACAAGAGCCAGAAACGCTGTTGTTATAAGTGCCTATAATCAAGGAGATAGAAGAAGGACTTGGAACGCTTTTTCTGAGTATATCCAAGATGCAGAAGAACTGAAAATACCACCCTATAACCCTTTGTCAAAAGAAACTTTCAATATTGCTAAGGAACAATTAATTGAAGAAACTACAGAAATAGAAAACAAAATAAATATGTTGAAAGAGACTTCATATAAAATTTCTTCAGTAACTGATAGCACACATAAAGATACTTCTTTCAGCGAGAGTTTGGGACAAGGTATTAAATGGGGACTAATTGTTCATAAAGCAATTGAGTTGTGCGGTAAAGGTAAAGCAGATAACCTAAAGACTTTTGTGCCTATATGGCTAAGAGAAGAAGGAATTTCTGAAAAACATATCGAAAAATTGATTGATGAAATAAACAACCTGATGCAAAGTGAACTTTGGGATAGATTTCAGAAGGCAGAAATAAAATATTTCGAGGTTCCTTTGTCACTATGGAACAAGGAGAGTAACGAGTTAGTTTCAGGAATTATAGACGCTCTTTTTAAAGAAAATAATGAATGGGTTATTGTAGATTGGAAGACAGACGATTTTGATAAGGATTCGTCCCGTAAATCTGCTTATAAAAAACAGCTTGAATATTATGCCAAAAGCTGGGAAAAAATAACTGGAGAAAAAGTTAAAGAAACATTGCTTCAGAAGGTATCTCTAAATTAA